In the Paenibacillus sp. FSL H7-0357 genome, one interval contains:
- a CDS encoding anti-repressor SinI family protein, with the protein MDKSNQGNNGELQTVDLDLEWVYLLMSAKQAGIKADEIRQFFNEKTLQAM; encoded by the coding sequence TTGGATAAGTCCAACCAGGGGAACAACGGAGAACTGCAGACAGTTGATCTGGATTTAGAATGGGTCTATTTGCTGATGTCGGCTAAGCAGGCGGGCATCAAAGCGGATGAAATCCGCCAATTTTTTAATGAGAAGACTTTGCAGGCGATGTAG
- the odhB gene encoding 2-oxoglutarate dehydrogenase complex dihydrolipoyllysine-residue succinyltransferase yields the protein MSEIKVPDLGESISEGTIYKWLVKEGDTVGQGDVLAELETDKVNLEISAEEDGVISSILRQAGENVAVGEAIGVIGSADAAAGSAPQAAAGGKPEAAPATGSVAPAAAAPVAAPSDAAVPAAAPEGAAGNAALASPGARKLARERGIDLGEVSARDPIGRIGQADVKDHGAAGPGAAVPVSPAPQAKPEPAKAAAGKAPQQEDGKAVERKRMSRRRLTIASRLVEAQQTAAMLTTFNEVDMTAILDIRKRRKDAFKEKHEVGLGFMSFFTKAVIGALKAYPLLNAEIDGEDLLLKKYYDIGIAVAAKEGLVVPVVRDADRLSFPEIERRIGELASKARANTLSLQELQGGTFTITNGGVFGSLLSTPILNTPQVGILGMHKIQLRPIALDEERSANRPMMYIALSYDHRIVDGSEAVSFLVKVKELLEDPEALLLEG from the coding sequence GTGTCCGAAATTAAAGTACCCGATCTGGGCGAATCCATTTCCGAAGGAACGATCTACAAATGGCTGGTTAAAGAGGGCGATACTGTCGGCCAGGGGGATGTGCTTGCTGAGCTTGAAACCGACAAGGTCAATCTTGAAATCAGCGCGGAGGAGGACGGCGTCATCTCCTCCATCCTGCGCCAGGCCGGCGAGAATGTAGCCGTTGGCGAGGCTATCGGCGTGATCGGCAGCGCAGACGCTGCTGCCGGAAGTGCGCCGCAGGCCGCTGCGGGCGGCAAGCCCGAGGCGGCACCTGCTACAGGCAGCGTTGCACCTGCCGCTGCCGCACCTGTGGCAGCGCCTTCGGACGCTGCCGTTCCTGCCGCCGCACCCGAAGGTGCGGCAGGCAATGCGGCCCTGGCTTCGCCGGGGGCGCGCAAGCTCGCGCGGGAGCGGGGCATCGACCTCGGCGAGGTCAGTGCCCGCGACCCTATCGGCCGGATTGGCCAGGCCGATGTGAAGGACCATGGCGCAGCCGGCCCAGGGGCCGCTGTGCCCGTGTCTCCGGCGCCGCAGGCCAAGCCGGAGCCTGCCAAAGCTGCGGCGGGCAAAGCGCCGCAGCAAGAGGACGGCAAGGCCGTGGAGCGCAAGCGCATGTCGCGCAGACGGCTGACGATCGCCAGCCGCCTGGTCGAAGCGCAGCAGACCGCGGCCATGCTGACCACCTTCAACGAGGTGGACATGACCGCCATCCTCGACATCCGCAAGCGCCGCAAGGATGCCTTCAAAGAGAAGCATGAAGTCGGACTGGGCTTCATGTCCTTCTTCACCAAGGCTGTGATCGGCGCGCTCAAAGCCTATCCACTGCTGAATGCCGAGATCGACGGCGAAGATCTGCTGCTCAAGAAATATTATGACATCGGCATCGCCGTCGCTGCCAAGGAAGGGCTGGTTGTGCCGGTCGTCCGCGATGCGGACCGGCTCAGCTTCCCTGAGATCGAACGGCGGATCGGCGAGCTCGCCTCCAAAGCACGCGCCAATACGCTCAGCCTGCAGGAGCTGCAGGGCGGCACGTTCACCATTACCAATGGCGGCGTGTTCGGCTCACTCTTGTCCACGCCGATTCTCAATACGCCGCAGGTTGGTATTCTCGGCATGCACAAGATCCAGCTCCGTCCGATCGCCCTGGACGAAGAAAGAAGCGCCAACCGCCCGATGATGTACATCGCGCTTTCCTACGATCACCGCATCGTGGACGGCTCCGAAGCGGTAAGCTTCCTCGTCAAGGTCAAGGAACTGCTGGAGGATCCGGAAGCGTTGCTGCTGGAAGGGTAA
- a CDS encoding helix-turn-helix domain-containing protein, with translation MGSRIHHLRLEKGLSLSELADKADVAKSYLSNVERNIQSNPSIQFIEKIADALQVSIHALLYGEPSDVQESPLDGEWSRLVLEAMASGISKREFKEFLDYQKWRLEQKDS, from the coding sequence ATGGGAAGTCGCATCCACCATCTCCGTCTGGAAAAAGGCTTGTCTCTTTCGGAGCTTGCGGATAAGGCTGATGTGGCGAAATCATACTTAAGCAATGTGGAAAGAAATATACAATCTAACCCCTCTATTCAATTTATTGAAAAAATCGCTGACGCACTTCAGGTATCCATTCATGCGCTGCTTTACGGCGAGCCTTCCGATGTGCAGGAGTCACCTCTGGATGGAGAATGGTCCCGGCTCGTACTGGAAGCTATGGCTTCGGGTATAAGCAAGCGGGAATTCAAAGAGTTCTTGGACTATCAAAAATGGCGGTTGGAGCAGAAGGATTCCTGA
- a CDS encoding 2-oxoglutarate dehydrogenase E1 component, which yields MAAKDPYNETVWSKYYGPNLGYIQEKYEQFVKDPTLVEHNYRDLFTLSGPPPLAPDAEQAPLPVVSGDTEWLRKAVRASKLIANIRIHGHMAANIDPLDRGNNPMAKYLEYETYDLTREDLMAMPASLIWENAPNDVHTAWDAVHRMRQAYTQTIAYEFGHVRDEQELRWLNSQAESTSSPAPLNNTERKELLKRLIQVEQFETFLHKTFVGQKRFSLEGNDALVPMLDEIVRAAAHDGAEHILMGMAHRGRLNVLAHILGKPYDIIFSEFHHSPNKELFPSEGSMGINYGWTGDVKYHLGADRAVREGETVRTRITLANNPSHLEFVNPVVEGFTRAAQEDRSTPGLPKLNTNKAMAVLMHGDAAFPGEGIVAETLNIGKLKGYQNGGTVHIIVNNRIGFTTESEDSRSTHYASDLAKGYEIPIVHVNADDPEACIAAVRLASAYRNLFKKDFVIDLIGYRRHGHNEMDDPETTQPIVYGKVRNHPTVYKVYAERLQEERVITAEDVTAMNAEAEGVLQQAFDKMKEGKHKNAEAKTSVALDSAPTPKRPTAVPLDNLQEINRELLSVPDGFQVYPKLERILQRRKDALNDGERVDWALAEALAFATILKDGTPIRLSGQDSQRGTFAHRHLVLHDSDTGALFSPLHQLKDSSASFGVYNSPLSEASVLGYEYGYNVFAPETFVIWEAQYGDFANAGQVIIDQFIAAGRAKWTQRSNLAILLPHGYEGQGPEHSSGRLERFLQLSAEENWTVANLTCASQYFHLLRRQAALCGRSDARPLVVMAPKSLIRNTRSTSPGAELASGSFQPVLPEPLLGSKPGEVKRLVVCSGKVAIDLQTELDSAKGQDWSWLHILRLEQLYPFPERELAAHLSTFRSLQEIIWVQEEPKNMGGWSYAEPRLRAIAPQNVKVQYIGRPERSSPASGYADVHSFEQRRIVTEALKLNSQVQAAVPSS from the coding sequence ATGGCAGCCAAAGATCCCTATAACGAAACTGTGTGGAGCAAGTATTACGGACCCAATCTGGGTTACATCCAAGAGAAATATGAGCAATTTGTAAAAGATCCAACTTTAGTAGAGCATAATTACCGCGATCTCTTCACCCTTTCCGGCCCCCCTCCATTGGCTCCTGATGCCGAACAGGCACCGCTGCCTGTGGTTTCAGGAGATACTGAGTGGCTTAGAAAGGCCGTAAGGGCATCCAAGCTGATCGCCAATATCCGCATACATGGCCATATGGCCGCCAATATCGACCCGCTGGACCGGGGAAACAATCCGATGGCGAAATATTTGGAGTACGAAACCTATGATCTGACCCGCGAGGATTTAATGGCTATGCCCGCCTCGCTGATCTGGGAGAATGCCCCGAATGACGTTCATACTGCTTGGGATGCCGTTCACCGGATGCGCCAGGCCTACACGCAGACCATTGCCTATGAATTCGGGCATGTGCGTGACGAGCAGGAGCTGCGCTGGCTGAACAGCCAGGCGGAATCTACCAGCTCTCCCGCGCCTCTAAACAACACAGAGCGCAAAGAATTGCTGAAAAGGCTGATTCAGGTAGAGCAATTCGAAACTTTCCTTCATAAAACTTTTGTCGGCCAGAAACGCTTCAGCCTGGAAGGCAATGACGCCTTGGTGCCGATGCTGGATGAAATCGTGCGTGCTGCCGCTCATGACGGTGCGGAACATATCCTGATGGGTATGGCGCATCGCGGACGGCTTAACGTCCTGGCTCATATCCTGGGCAAACCTTATGATATTATTTTCTCGGAATTCCATCATTCGCCGAACAAGGAGCTGTTCCCTTCCGAAGGCTCCATGGGCATCAACTACGGCTGGACCGGTGATGTGAAATATCATCTCGGCGCTGACCGCGCCGTCCGTGAAGGAGAAACCGTCCGTACACGGATCACTCTGGCCAACAATCCGAGCCACTTGGAATTCGTCAATCCGGTGGTTGAGGGCTTCACGCGTGCGGCCCAGGAAGACCGCAGCACTCCGGGTCTGCCTAAGCTAAATACGAATAAAGCCATGGCTGTGCTGATGCATGGCGATGCTGCCTTCCCGGGTGAAGGCATCGTGGCCGAAACCCTTAATATCGGCAAGCTTAAAGGTTATCAGAACGGCGGTACAGTGCATATTATCGTCAATAACCGGATCGGATTCACGACGGAAAGTGAGGATTCCCGTTCTACCCACTATGCCAGTGACCTGGCTAAGGGTTATGAAATTCCGATTGTCCATGTCAATGCCGATGATCCGGAGGCTTGTATTGCCGCCGTCCGTCTGGCCAGCGCCTACCGCAATCTGTTCAAGAAGGATTTCGTGATTGACTTGATCGGCTATCGCCGCCATGGACATAATGAAATGGATGATCCGGAAACGACACAGCCGATTGTTTATGGTAAAGTGCGCAATCATCCTACTGTATACAAAGTGTACGCGGAACGGCTGCAGGAGGAGAGAGTTATCACGGCAGAAGACGTTACGGCAATGAACGCCGAAGCTGAAGGTGTACTGCAGCAAGCCTTTGATAAGATGAAGGAAGGCAAGCATAAGAACGCGGAGGCCAAAACCTCAGTTGCACTGGACAGCGCACCTACACCGAAGCGTCCTACAGCGGTTCCGCTTGACAACCTGCAGGAAATTAACCGGGAGCTGCTGTCGGTGCCGGACGGCTTCCAGGTCTATCCGAAGCTGGAGCGGATTCTGCAGCGCCGCAAAGACGCTTTGAATGATGGAGAACGTGTTGACTGGGCACTCGCAGAAGCCCTCGCCTTCGCTACGATTCTGAAGGATGGCACACCGATTCGTCTCAGCGGCCAGGACTCCCAGCGCGGCACCTTCGCGCACCGCCATCTGGTGCTGCATGACAGTGACACAGGGGCACTTTTCTCTCCGCTGCATCAGCTTAAGGACTCCAGCGCCTCCTTCGGGGTGTACAACAGTCCGTTGTCGGAAGCGTCGGTGCTCGGGTATGAATACGGCTATAACGTGTTTGCCCCGGAAACCTTTGTCATCTGGGAAGCGCAGTATGGTGATTTCGCCAACGCCGGACAGGTCATTATCGACCAGTTCATTGCTGCCGGACGCGCCAAATGGACCCAACGCAGCAACCTGGCGATTCTGCTGCCGCATGGCTACGAAGGCCAGGGGCCAGAGCATTCCAGCGGAAGGCTGGAACGGTTCTTGCAGCTGTCGGCTGAAGAGAACTGGACTGTAGCCAATCTGACCTGTGCGTCGCAGTATTTCCACCTGCTCCGCCGCCAGGCTGCCCTTTGCGGCAGATCGGATGCCCGCCCGCTGGTGGTCATGGCTCCGAAAAGCCTGATCCGCAACACACGCAGCACTTCCCCGGGAGCCGAACTGGCTTCGGGAAGCTTCCAGCCGGTCCTGCCGGAGCCGCTTCTGGGCAGCAAGCCCGGCGAGGTTAAACGACTGGTTGTCTGCAGTGGTAAGGTCGCTATCGACCTGCAGACTGAGCTGGATTCAGCCAAGGGGCAGGATTGGTCCTGGCTGCACATTCTTCGGCTGGAGCAGCTCTACCCGTTCCCGGAACGGGAACTGGCCGCTCATCTGAGCACCTTCCGCTCCCTGCAGGAAATCATCTGGGTACAAGAAGAACCTAAGAATATGGGCGGCTGGAGTTATGCCGAACCACGGCTGCGCGCCATCGCCCCGCAGAATGTCAAAGTACAGTATATCGGCCGTCCGGAACGTTCCAGCCCGGCCAGCGGTTACGCCGATGTGCATAGCTTTGAACAGCGGCGTATAGTTACGGAAGCCCTGAAACTAAATTCGCAAGTACAAGCGGCTGTACCGTCCTCCTGA